In Penicillium oxalicum strain HP7-1 chromosome I, whole genome shotgun sequence, a single window of DNA contains:
- a CDS encoding Chitobiosyldiphosphodolichol beta-mannosyltransferase, which translates to MKPTRNDLGDRGRLAEVSMIESLISIAFCLSSLVTVIILLLPSQYAPLPKSKISKGKQEPAVQILVLGDIGRSPRMQYHALSIAQKGGKVVVIGYRESDPHPDIVSNPNITIVPLRPPPAFLQTSNKIWFMICGPLKVIFQIAYLWKCLAYTTAPAQWMMVQNPPSIPTLAVASLSCFLRHTRLIIDWHNFGYSILALKLGPTHPLVKVSTWYERTFGRSASVHLCVTDAMGSVLKQQFKLQAPVLTLHDRPASHFHPIASPEERRAFLATLPEAQSIRPLVESGGVEVLVSSTSWTPDEDFSILIDALQKYSAQAETETHLPHVLAIITGKGPQKEMYMQQIAALEAAGKLKKVTLRTAWLTVTDYARLLASASLGVSLHTSSSGVDLPMKVVDMFGAGLPVVGWNRFEAWPELVTEGVNGRGFGSAAELTDQLVNLFSSQQQLDRLRAGAQKESARRWDDEWSPVAGTLLGLT; encoded by the exons ATTAGCATCGCCTTCTGCTTGTCCAGCCTGGTGACAGTGATCATCTTGCTGCTCCCATCTCAATATGCCCCGCTGCCGAAATCCAAGATCTCCAAGGGGAAGCAGGAGCCGGCTGTTCAGATCCTCGTACTGGGAGACATCGGACGAAGTCCCCGCATGCAGTATCATGCGCTGAGTATCGCCCAAAAGGGCGGAAAAGTCGTGGTTATTGGCTACAGAG AGTCCGACCCTCATCCCGACATTGTGTCCAACCCGAATATTACGATAGTTCCACTTCGCCCTCCCCCCGCATTCCTGCAGACAAGCAACAAGATATGGTTCATGATATGCGGCCCCCTGAAGGTTATCTTTCAGATCGCCTATCTCTGGAAATGTCTCGCATATACGACGGCGCCAGCGCAATGGATGATGGTGCAG AACCCTCCCTCCATTCCTACACTCGCCGTGGCCTCGCTGTCTTGCTTTCTACGTCATACACGGCTGATTATCGATTGGCACAACTTTGGATATTCGATTCTCGCCTTGAAATTGGGCCCAACACACCCCCTAGTCAAGGTGTCAACTTGGTATGAGAGGACGTTCGGTCGATCGGCCTCGGTTCACCTCTGTGTCACAGACGCAATGGGTTCCGTACTCAAACAGCAATTCAAGCTCCAAGCACCGGTCCTTACTTTGCATGACCGACCAGCGAGTCATTTCCATCCAATTGCCAGCCCGGAGGAACGCCGGGCATTTCTGGCCACCCTCCCAGAAGCTCAATCAATCCGCCCTTTAGTGGAATCTGGCGGAGTGGAGGTGCTTGTCAGCTCCACGTCCTGGACGCCCGACGAGGACTTCTCAATCCTCATTGACGCTCTGCAAAAGTATTCCGCACAAGCAGAGACAGAAACACATCTACCTCACGTCCTGGCTATCATCACAGGGAAAGGGCCCCAGAAAGAGATGTACATGCAGCAAATCGCAGCTCTGGAAGCTGCCGGTAAACTCAAAAAGGTCACTCTTCGAACCGCGTGGCTCACCGTGACGGATTACGCTCGTCTCCTGGCATCCGCATCCTTGGGAGTCAGCCTGCACACCAGCAGTAGTGGGGTAGACCTCCCGATGAAAGTTGTGGACATGTTTGGCGCAGGGCTCCCGGTTGTCGGATGGAACCGTTTCGAGGCCTGGCCAGAGCTGGTCACAGAAGGAGTCAACGGAAGGGGATTTGGAAGCGCGGCCGAATTGACAGACCAGTTGGTGAATTTATTCAGCAGTCAGCAGCAGTTGGATCGTCTTCGAGCCGGTgcacaaaaagaaagtgcTCGCCGTTGGGATGACGAGTGGAGTCCAGTTGCAGGTACTTTGCTGGGCCTCACATGA